A single window of Brevundimonas naejangsanensis DNA harbors:
- the amgK gene encoding N-acetylmuramate/N-acetylglucosamine kinase AmgK, translating into MSDREALRLDFLRSAGLADAARAPLPGDASTRRYERLTTPSGASLMLMDQAPTAESRPCDPSWTPEQRYAHGWNAIARLSAGRIEAFAAVAAHLKSLGLSAPEIVAVDAPNGLAVIEDFGDALFARVIADGADPAPLYRAAVEALAVLHAAPTPGVLTGPAGDWPLLTYDQTALQGGADLFVDWLPKLIPALSFDDAAVAEWRAAWAPITAAGEAGAAVMAHRDYHAENLIRLDGQTGAASVGMIDFQDAVKAHPSWDLHSLLQDARRDVAPELEALALDHYFALRPETDREAFMAAYAGLAALNEARILGIFARLIARDGKPRYVAFMPRMWAHLNANLQAPGLEAVAAWMDRHVPEEVRR; encoded by the coding sequence ATGTCTGACCGCGAAGCCCTCCGTCTCGACTTCCTGCGCTCGGCCGGTCTGGCCGATGCCGCCCGTGCGCCCCTGCCCGGCGACGCCTCGACGCGGCGCTACGAGCGGCTGACCACGCCCTCCGGAGCATCCCTGATGCTGATGGATCAGGCCCCCACCGCCGAGAGCCGCCCCTGCGATCCATCGTGGACGCCGGAACAGCGCTACGCCCACGGCTGGAACGCCATCGCCCGCCTGTCGGCCGGACGCATCGAGGCCTTCGCCGCCGTCGCCGCCCATCTGAAGTCGCTGGGCCTGTCCGCGCCCGAGATCGTCGCCGTCGACGCCCCCAACGGCCTGGCCGTGATCGAGGATTTCGGCGACGCCCTGTTCGCCCGCGTCATCGCGGACGGCGCCGATCCGGCCCCCCTCTACCGCGCCGCCGTCGAGGCGCTCGCCGTCCTGCACGCCGCCCCGACGCCCGGGGTGCTGACCGGTCCGGCGGGCGACTGGCCCCTGCTGACCTACGACCAGACCGCGCTGCAAGGCGGGGCCGACCTGTTCGTCGACTGGCTGCCCAAACTGATCCCGGCTCTGAGCTTCGACGACGCCGCCGTCGCCGAATGGCGCGCGGCCTGGGCCCCGATCACGGCGGCGGGCGAGGCGGGCGCCGCCGTCATGGCTCACCGCGACTATCACGCCGAGAACCTGATCCGGCTGGACGGCCAGACCGGCGCCGCCTCGGTCGGGATGATCGACTTCCAGGACGCGGTGAAGGCCCATCCGTCCTGGGACCTCCACTCCCTGCTGCAGGACGCCCGCCGCGACGTGGCGCCCGAGCTGGAGGCCCTGGCGCTGGACCACTATTTCGCCCTGCGGCCCGAGACCGACCGCGAGGCCTTCATGGCCGCCTACGCCGGTCTGGCGGCGCTGAACGAGGCGCGCATCCTCGGCATCTTCGCCCGCCTGATCGCCCGCGACGGCAAGCCCCGCTACGTCGCCTTCATGCCGCGGATGTGGGCGCATCTGAACGCCAATCTGCAGGCCCCCGGTCTCGAAGCCGTCGCCGCCTGGATGGACCGCCACGTGCCGGAGGAGGTGCGTCGATGA
- a CDS encoding TadE/TadG family type IV pilus assembly protein, with protein MARRPHDRKRREGSNAIEFGLVALPFFLLLFGILEIGLMLLVDALVETAASDAARQVRTGQAQTQELTPEQFKDKFCAEMSMFSGDCGRRAFIDVRVLDDFSLTDPSKAPPDPTSGDQFDPTGLKFEPGGPGQRVLVRVWYEQPIVTPMIAQAVARTKDGRVMLTTTLAFRNEPYQ; from the coding sequence TTGGCGCGTCGCCCCCACGACCGGAAACGACGCGAAGGCTCGAACGCCATCGAGTTCGGCTTGGTCGCCCTGCCCTTCTTCCTTTTGCTGTTCGGCATATTGGAGATCGGCCTGATGCTGCTGGTCGACGCCCTGGTCGAGACCGCCGCCTCGGACGCCGCCCGCCAGGTGCGCACCGGGCAGGCCCAGACGCAGGAACTGACGCCCGAGCAGTTCAAGGACAAGTTCTGCGCCGAGATGAGCATGTTTTCCGGCGACTGCGGCCGCCGCGCCTTCATCGACGTGCGCGTGCTGGACGACTTTTCCCTGACCGACCCGAGCAAGGCCCCGCCGGACCCGACCAGCGGCGACCAGTTCGACCCCACCGGCCTGAAATTCGAACCCGGCGGCCCCGGCCAGCGCGTCCTGGTGCGTGTCTGGTATGAACAGCCGATCGTCACGCCGATGATCGCCCAGGCGGTGGCGCGCACCAAGGACGGGCGGGTGATGCTGACCACCACCCTGGCCTTCCGCAACGAGCCCTATCAATGA
- a CDS encoding pilus assembly protein N-terminal domain-containing protein: MTASARPNRANLIRLLCVGLPFVLAATATTAQNRQLEVPIHQATRVQLGAAAGSVIVANPAIADVAVTDARTLFITGKAYGVTEVIAVDGLGRPLFQRQIVVAPSSAGTVRVWRGRETTEVTCGATCAPAPAGRGS; the protein is encoded by the coding sequence GATCCGCCTGCTGTGCGTCGGCCTGCCGTTCGTGCTGGCGGCCACGGCGACGACGGCCCAGAACCGTCAACTGGAAGTGCCGATTCATCAGGCGACGCGCGTCCAACTGGGCGCCGCCGCCGGGTCCGTCATCGTCGCCAACCCGGCCATCGCCGACGTCGCAGTCACCGACGCCCGCACCCTGTTCATCACCGGCAAGGCCTATGGCGTGACCGAAGTCATCGCCGTGGACGGTCTGGGCCGCCCCCTGTTCCAGCGCCAGATCGTGGTGGCGCCCAGCAGCGCCGGGACGGTGCGGGTCTGGCGCGGACGCGAGACGACCGAAGTGACCTGCGGCGCGACCTGCGCCCCGGCCCCTGCCGGCCGCGGCTCTTAA
- a CDS encoding alpha/beta hydrolase family protein → MRRLPHLLSGLSAAALLTATALPALALPTWAEGAPAAAAAATAPATTQARAAFTYQDMISANRLGDPQVSPDGEWVVYSLTQTDVAANKRSSALYMLGLKGEAQPQKLAISEGGANTARWGADGKLYFLSSRSGSSQVWVSADKGATATQVTALPTDVNAYRINDAGDAVAVSLAVYPDAADLNASVARGKTEGEKKSTGQVYDRMFVRHWDTWNDHTQNHLFVQSIRADGKAGGEPVWVTKGFDGDTPSKPFGDASEFTFAPDGQSLVFSARKAGNSEPWSTNFDLYQVAVSAPGQLTNLTEANPAWDTGPVFSPDGQTLAYRAMARPGFEADKYSIFLRDVATGQTRQIAANWDRSADTLQWSKDGKTLYTTAGDVGQTKLFAIDTRNGVVMPLTGEGHVGAFGQTPSGFVFAMDSLTSPSDLYFKTWRGREMPRRLTEVNPQLATKAFGEAEQFSFPGWNDETVHGYVIKPANYVEGQKYPVAFLIHGGPQGSFGNSWSYRWNPGTYAGAGYAVVMIDFHGSTGYGQEFTDAISQHWGDRPLEDLQKGWAFAQSKYDFLDGDNACALGASYGGYMINWIAGNWPGEFKCLVNHDGVFDTFGMGYGTEELWFTEWEYGGTPWENPQGYQKFNPANHVQNWRDPMLVVQGDLDFRIPTSQSLSTFTALQRRGIESRLVFFPDENHWVLKPANSLQWHNEVFGWLDKHLAK, encoded by the coding sequence ATGCGCCGCCTGCCCCATCTCCTGTCCGGCCTCAGCGCCGCCGCCCTGCTGACCGCCACGGCCCTGCCGGCCCTTGCCCTGCCGACGTGGGCCGAGGGAGCGCCCGCCGCTGCGGCTGCTGCCACGGCCCCCGCGACGACCCAGGCCCGCGCCGCCTTCACCTATCAGGACATGATCTCGGCCAACCGGCTGGGCGATCCGCAGGTGTCGCCGGACGGCGAGTGGGTGGTCTATTCGCTCACCCAGACGGATGTGGCGGCCAATAAACGGTCCAGCGCCCTCTACATGCTGGGCCTGAAGGGCGAGGCTCAGCCGCAGAAGCTGGCGATCTCCGAAGGCGGCGCCAACACCGCCCGTTGGGGCGCCGACGGCAAGCTGTATTTTCTGTCGAGCCGCTCCGGCTCAAGCCAGGTGTGGGTCTCGGCCGACAAGGGCGCGACGGCGACGCAGGTCACGGCCCTGCCGACCGACGTCAACGCCTATCGCATCAACGACGCGGGCGATGCGGTGGCCGTGTCGCTGGCCGTCTATCCGGACGCTGCGGACCTGAACGCCTCGGTCGCGCGCGGAAAGACCGAGGGCGAGAAGAAGTCGACCGGCCAGGTCTATGACCGCATGTTCGTGCGCCACTGGGATACGTGGAACGACCACACCCAGAACCACCTGTTCGTCCAGTCGATCCGCGCCGACGGCAAGGCGGGCGGCGAGCCGGTCTGGGTGACCAAGGGCTTCGACGGCGATACGCCCTCCAAGCCGTTCGGCGACGCGAGCGAGTTCACCTTCGCCCCGGACGGCCAGTCGCTGGTCTTCTCGGCGCGCAAGGCCGGGAACAGCGAGCCGTGGAGCACCAACTTCGACCTGTATCAGGTGGCCGTCTCGGCGCCGGGCCAACTGACCAATCTGACCGAGGCCAACCCGGCCTGGGACACCGGCCCGGTCTTCTCGCCGGACGGCCAGACGCTGGCCTACCGCGCCATGGCCCGTCCGGGGTTCGAGGCGGACAAGTATTCGATCTTCCTGCGCGACGTGGCCACCGGCCAGACGCGCCAGATCGCGGCCAACTGGGACCGTTCGGCCGACACCCTGCAGTGGTCGAAGGACGGCAAGACTCTGTACACGACGGCGGGCGATGTCGGTCAGACCAAGCTGTTCGCCATCGACACGCGCAACGGCGTGGTCATGCCGCTGACGGGCGAAGGCCACGTCGGCGCCTTCGGTCAGACGCCCTCGGGCTTCGTCTTCGCGATGGACAGCCTGACCTCGCCCAGCGACCTCTACTTCAAAACCTGGCGCGGCCGCGAGATGCCGCGCCGCCTGACCGAGGTGAACCCGCAACTGGCGACAAAAGCCTTCGGCGAGGCTGAGCAGTTCAGCTTCCCCGGCTGGAACGACGAGACGGTCCACGGTTACGTCATCAAGCCCGCCAACTATGTCGAGGGTCAGAAGTATCCCGTCGCCTTCCTGATCCACGGCGGTCCGCAAGGTTCGTTCGGCAACAGCTGGTCCTACCGCTGGAACCCCGGGACCTATGCGGGCGCGGGCTATGCGGTGGTGATGATCGATTTCCACGGCTCGACCGGCTACGGCCAGGAATTCACCGACGCCATCAGCCAGCACTGGGGCGATCGCCCGCTGGAAGACCTGCAGAAGGGCTGGGCCTTCGCCCAGTCGAAATATGACTTCCTGGACGGCGACAACGCCTGCGCCCTGGGCGCGTCCTACGGCGGCTATATGATCAACTGGATCGCCGGCAACTGGCCGGGCGAGTTCAAATGCCTGGTCAACCACGACGGGGTCTTCGACACCTTCGGCATGGGCTACGGCACCGAGGAGCTGTGGTTCACCGAGTGGGAATACGGCGGCACGCCGTGGGAAAACCCGCAGGGCTATCAGAAGTTCAACCCGGCCAACCACGTGCAGAACTGGCGTGATCCGATGCTGGTGGTCCAGGGCGATCTCGACTTCCGCATCCCGACCTCGCAGAGCCTGTCGACCTTCACCGCCCTGCAGCGGCGCGGGATCGAGAGCCGTCTGGTCTTCTTCCCCGACGAGAACCACTGGGTGCTGAAGCCCGCCAACAGCCTGCAATGGCACAACGAAGTCTTCGGCTGGCTGGACAAGCATCTGGCCAAGTAG
- a CDS encoding AMP nucleosidase, with amino-acid sequence MTDKMTPQAALDRLETLYNQSVANLRQAVKVFLATGDRAEPEARAAGLFAYPRLTVTWHGERPQNLETRAYGRLSWPGVYSTTITRPDLFRDYLLEQLTLLATEYGATFAVEPSDQEIPFPYVLDGSDVVLDRTMTAAIARWFPTTELAHIGDEVSDGLWEPGEEHPLAQFDALRTDFSLARLRHYTGTPVEDVQSFILFTNYNRYVDEFVRWATTQIADPDSPYEALSCAGGVVVTRATDDPEAAIMDAAWRKHQMPAYHLTRPDGQGITLVNIGVGPSNAKTICDHLAVMRPHAWMMIGHCGGLRGSQTIGDYVLAHAYLRDDHVLDAVLPADIPIPNIAEVQRALYDATKLVSGAPGEEVKKRLRTGTVVTTDDRNWELRYSKSALRFNQSRAVAIDMESATIAAQGYRFRVPYGTLLCVSDKPLHGEIKLPGQANRFYEGSISEHLQIGIQAVELLRAEGARLHSRKLRAFDEPPFR; translated from the coding sequence ATGACAGACAAGATGACCCCCCAGGCGGCGCTGGACCGCCTCGAAACCCTCTACAATCAATCCGTCGCCAATCTGCGTCAGGCCGTGAAGGTCTTTCTGGCGACTGGCGATCGCGCCGAACCCGAGGCCCGCGCGGCGGGCCTGTTCGCCTATCCCCGCCTGACGGTGACCTGGCACGGCGAGCGGCCGCAGAACCTGGAAACCCGCGCCTATGGCCGCCTGTCGTGGCCCGGCGTCTATTCCACCACCATCACCCGGCCCGACCTGTTCCGCGACTATCTGCTGGAGCAGCTGACCCTGCTGGCGACCGAATACGGCGCGACCTTCGCCGTGGAACCGTCGGATCAGGAAATCCCATTCCCCTATGTGCTGGACGGCTCGGACGTGGTGCTGGACCGCACCATGACGGCGGCCATCGCCCGCTGGTTCCCGACGACGGAACTGGCCCACATCGGCGACGAGGTGTCCGACGGCCTGTGGGAGCCGGGCGAAGAGCATCCGCTGGCCCAGTTCGACGCCCTGCGCACCGACTTCTCGCTGGCGCGGCTTCGGCACTATACCGGCACCCCGGTCGAGGACGTGCAGAGCTTCATCCTCTTCACCAACTACAACCGCTACGTCGACGAGTTCGTGCGCTGGGCCACGACCCAGATCGCCGATCCCGACAGCCCTTATGAGGCCCTGTCCTGCGCCGGCGGCGTGGTGGTGACGCGCGCCACCGACGATCCGGAGGCGGCCATCATGGACGCCGCCTGGCGCAAGCATCAGATGCCCGCCTATCACCTGACGCGGCCGGACGGTCAGGGCATCACCCTGGTCAACATCGGCGTCGGCCCGTCCAACGCCAAGACCATCTGCGACCACCTGGCGGTCATGCGGCCCCACGCCTGGATGATGATCGGCCACTGCGGCGGCCTGCGCGGCAGCCAGACCATCGGCGACTATGTCCTGGCCCACGCCTACCTGCGTGATGACCATGTGCTGGACGCTGTCCTGCCCGCCGATATCCCCATCCCCAACATCGCCGAAGTGCAGCGCGCCCTCTATGACGCGACCAAGCTGGTCTCGGGCGCGCCGGGCGAAGAGGTGAAGAAGCGTCTGCGCACCGGCACCGTCGTCACCACCGACGACCGCAACTGGGAGTTGCGCTATTCCAAGTCGGCCCTGCGCTTCAACCAAAGCCGCGCCGTCGCCATCGACATGGAAAGCGCCACCATCGCCGCCCAGGGCTATCGCTTCCGCGTGCCCTACGGGACGCTGCTGTGCGTGTCGGACAAGCCGCTGCACGGCGAGATCAAGCTGCCGGGCCAGGCCAACCGCTTCTACGAGGGCTCGATATCGGAGCACCTGCAGATCGGCATTCAGGCGGTGGAACTGCTGCGGGCGGAGGGCGCGCGCCTTCACTCCCGCAAGCTGCGCGCCTTCGACGAGCCGCCTTTCCGGTAA
- a CDS encoding 1-acyl-sn-glycerol-3-phosphate acyltransferase: MSPAPHIVDVLIAERAPRLTASAAWPLVRPALYRLLDYAKARRMADAIGPMGGREALDYVSDLLELTVRTAHLDRLPASGRCLVVCNHPTGIADGLAVHDALRTVRDDLIYFANADALRVSPRLSETVIPVEWVTAKRTREKTRATLQAAREAFEAERCVVMFPAGRLARLGPDGRLTDPEWAATAASLARKYEAPVIPIHVAGPTSRLFHLFDKVSQELRDITLFHELLNKKGRAFDLIVGRPIPPLTLDIDAQAATLKLKTFVERTLAADPDATFA; this comes from the coding sequence ATGAGTCCGGCTCCCCACATCGTCGACGTGCTGATCGCCGAGCGCGCGCCCCGGCTCACGGCATCGGCCGCCTGGCCCCTGGTCCGCCCCGCCCTCTACCGCCTGCTCGACTACGCCAAGGCGCGTCGCATGGCTGACGCCATAGGCCCGATGGGCGGACGAGAGGCGCTGGACTACGTCTCCGACCTGCTGGAGCTGACGGTGCGGACGGCGCACCTGGACCGCCTGCCCGCCTCGGGCCGCTGTCTGGTGGTGTGCAACCACCCGACCGGCATCGCCGACGGCCTCGCGGTGCACGACGCCCTGCGCACGGTGCGCGACGACCTGATCTACTTCGCCAACGCCGACGCCCTGCGGGTCTCGCCCCGCCTGTCGGAGACCGTCATTCCCGTCGAATGGGTCACGGCCAAACGCACGCGCGAGAAGACCCGCGCCACCCTCCAGGCCGCCAGGGAAGCCTTCGAGGCCGAGCGCTGCGTCGTCATGTTCCCGGCCGGACGCCTGGCCCGCCTCGGCCCGGACGGCCGGCTGACCGATCCTGAGTGGGCCGCCACCGCCGCTTCGCTCGCCCGCAAATACGAAGCGCCGGTCATTCCGATCCATGTCGCCGGCCCGACCAGCCGCCTGTTCCACTTGTTCGACAAGGTGTCGCAGGAGCTGCGCGACATCACCCTCTTCCACGAGCTGCTGAACAAGAAGGGGCGCGCCTTCGACCTGATCGTCGGCCGCCCCATCCCGCCGCTGACCCTGGACATCGACGCCCAGGCCGCCACCCTGAAACTCAAGACCTTCGTCGAGCGGACCCTCGCCGCCGATCCTGACGCGACCTTCGCATGA
- a CDS encoding winged helix-turn-helix domain-containing protein yields MTASEPTPDAVDDFDIGRIDDVIHGRVRLGIMAYLSGVESAEFGELKARLQTTDGNLSVHLRKLEEAGFVAVSKSFQGRKPLTRASMTTAGRDAFLAYLDAMSALVAVR; encoded by the coding sequence ATGACCGCTTCTGAGCCAACGCCCGATGCGGTCGACGACTTCGACATCGGCCGCATCGATGACGTGATCCACGGCCGGGTGCGCCTGGGGATCATGGCCTATCTGTCGGGCGTGGAGAGCGCCGAGTTCGGGGAGCTGAAGGCCCGCCTGCAGACCACGGACGGCAATCTGTCGGTGCATTTGCGCAAGCTGGAGGAGGCGGGCTTTGTCGCGGTGTCCAAGAGCTTTCAGGGCCGCAAGCCCCTGACGCGCGCCAGCATGACGACGGCGGGCCGCGACGCCTTTCTCGCCTATCTGGACGCGATGTCAGCCCTGGTGGCGGTACGCTGA
- a CDS encoding TadE/TadG family type IV pilus assembly protein: protein MNRRLRLRPVRRLPGDRDGATAIEFALIAPVMILLYFGLVEFSQGFMAQRRASHAASVVSDLVAQSERINRAGIDAIYAVGGLIMRPFPAAELSIRTTSISVDARGVATIEWSHGNGKALSPLQRGDPVTDLPPDVVEKEQTVIMGETQYIYRSPFAAVLPKPVALSRRYFLRPRTVDRVVCTDC from the coding sequence ATGAACCGGCGCCTGCGTTTGCGGCCCGTGCGCCGCCTGCCCGGCGACCGGGACGGCGCCACGGCGATCGAGTTCGCCCTGATCGCGCCGGTGATGATCCTGCTCTATTTCGGCCTGGTCGAGTTCAGCCAGGGCTTCATGGCCCAGCGCCGCGCCAGTCACGCCGCCTCGGTCGTGTCGGACCTGGTCGCCCAGAGCGAAAGAATCAATCGGGCCGGGATCGACGCCATCTACGCCGTCGGCGGCCTGATCATGCGCCCCTTCCCCGCCGCCGAACTGTCCATCCGCACCACCAGCATCTCCGTCGACGCCAGGGGCGTCGCGACAATCGAGTGGAGCCACGGCAACGGCAAGGCGCTGTCGCCTCTACAGCGCGGCGATCCCGTCACCGATTTGCCGCCCGACGTGGTCGAGAAGGAGCAGACGGTGATCATGGGCGAGACCCAGTATATCTACAGGTCGCCGTTCGCCGCCGTCCTGCCCAAGCCGGTCGCCCTGTCGCGCCGTTATTTCCTGCGGCCGCGCACCGTTGATCGCGTCGTCTGCACCGACTGCTGA
- the tsaE gene encoding tRNA (adenosine(37)-N6)-threonylcarbamoyltransferase complex ATPase subunit type 1 TsaE, which translates to MTTFVLPHADATTRLGQAIAPLLAPGEAVLLYGPLGMGKSTLARGLIRALTRPDEDVPSPTFTLVQFYESDPPVAHFDLYRLTRPEEAFEVGLDEALDEGCALIEWPERLGEDPGRMLGPDRLTIAISEDGEGRLATVTGAGAWEAKLKELHV; encoded by the coding sequence ATGACGACCTTCGTCCTCCCCCACGCCGACGCCACCACGCGCCTGGGCCAGGCCATCGCCCCCCTGCTCGCGCCGGGCGAAGCGGTCCTGCTCTACGGCCCCCTGGGCATGGGCAAGTCCACCCTGGCGCGCGGCCTGATCCGCGCCCTGACGCGCCCCGACGAGGACGTGCCGTCGCCGACCTTCACCCTGGTTCAGTTCTACGAGAGCGATCCGCCCGTCGCCCATTTCGACCTCTATCGCCTGACCCGCCCCGAGGAAGCTTTCGAGGTCGGCCTCGACGAGGCGCTGGACGAGGGTTGCGCCCTGATCGAGTGGCCCGAACGGCTGGGCGAGGATCCCGGCCGGATGCTCGGGCCCGACCGGCTGACGATCGCCATCTCCGAGGACGGCGAAGGCCGCCTTGCGACCGTAACTGGCGCAGGGGCGTGGGAAGCGAAACTGAAGGAACTCCATGTCTGA
- a CDS encoding SRPBCC family protein has translation MVRRLFSFVAAALLAATAPASAEVKSAAPGGFEVGGAITIAAPPARVWATLTAPETWWSRDHRWFKASTLSLDLSPGGCWCEQAADGRVSRHLETVLVEPGSKLVLQGGLGPLQGQGAAGGLTFSLQPEGDGTTLTWTYVVGGYATGGLEAWAAPVDGVLSAQLANLKTRVEAGD, from the coding sequence ATGGTTCGACGCCTGTTTTCGTTCGTCGCCGCGGCCTTGCTGGCCGCCACCGCGCCCGCCTCGGCCGAGGTGAAGTCAGCCGCCCCGGGCGGCTTCGAGGTCGGCGGCGCCATCACCATCGCCGCCCCGCCCGCGCGGGTCTGGGCGACGCTGACCGCGCCCGAGACCTGGTGGAGCCGCGACCACCGCTGGTTCAAGGCCTCGACCCTGTCGCTGGACCTGTCGCCCGGCGGCTGCTGGTGCGAGCAAGCGGCGGACGGCCGCGTCTCGCGTCATCTGGAAACGGTGCTGGTCGAGCCGGGATCGAAACTGGTGCTGCAAGGCGGCCTCGGCCCATTGCAGGGGCAGGGCGCGGCGGGCGGCCTGACATTCAGCCTTCAGCCGGAAGGCGACGGAACGACCCTGACCTGGACCTATGTGGTCGGCGGCTATGCGACGGGCGGACTGGAGGCCTGGGCCGCGCCGGTCGACGGCGTGCTTTCGGCCCAGTTGGCCAATCTCAAGACGCGCGTCGAAGCGGGCGACTGA
- a CDS encoding anthranilate synthase component I family protein, producing the protein MSERLSSPDTGGQGALSALAVEPCGWVDPVAVAAGIHRREGALGLIAGADDPTAHGGRMSFVACEPDLCVIGPVRDAAPFQALRNPAFAGGGVVGLMSYDAGARPATGDRGGDWPDLMLARYPALLAFDHQTKEVRAVGRGRTAAQAREQARRAAAWLTLAQTPGTPSAPASAFEGEAAPDVYEAAVADVVARIAAGELFQANIARAWSGRLEPGRDPFDVFVRLSAARGAAYGAFWRLGDRAIVSNSPELFLTFDEASRRIEARPIKGTRPRGADPERDDALAAELTASAKDRAENLMIVDLMRNDLARAARPGTVRVEGLFELERHPTVHHLVSTVSAEAAAGFGPADVLEAAFPPGSITGAPKHQAMKVIAAHEPPRGPWCGSLFGWGLAGELRLTASVLIRTAAFVQGEKGWRWRAQAGAGIVADSDPRAERLETEAKILALKQALTG; encoded by the coding sequence ATGAGCGAGCGCCTTTCATCACCTGATACTGGCGGCCAAGGGGCGCTATCGGCGCTGGCTGTGGAGCCGTGCGGCTGGGTCGATCCGGTGGCGGTCGCGGCGGGCATCCACCGGCGCGAAGGGGCGCTGGGGCTGATCGCCGGGGCCGATGATCCCACCGCGCATGGCGGGCGGATGTCCTTCGTCGCCTGCGAGCCGGACCTGTGCGTGATCGGGCCGGTCAGGGACGCTGCGCCGTTCCAGGCTCTCAGGAATCCGGCTTTCGCGGGCGGCGGGGTCGTCGGCTTGATGAGTTACGACGCCGGGGCGCGCCCGGCGACGGGCGATCGGGGCGGGGATTGGCCCGATCTGATGCTGGCCCGCTATCCGGCCCTGCTGGCCTTCGATCACCAGACGAAAGAGGTGCGCGCCGTGGGGCGGGGGCGCACCGCGGCGCAGGCGCGCGAACAGGCGCGCCGGGCGGCGGCTTGGCTCACGCTGGCGCAGACGCCGGGAACGCCGTCGGCCCCGGCTTCGGCCTTTGAGGGCGAGGCGGCGCCCGACGTTTATGAGGCCGCCGTCGCGGATGTCGTGGCGCGCATCGCGGCGGGCGAGCTGTTTCAGGCCAACATCGCCCGCGCCTGGTCGGGCAGGCTGGAGCCGGGACGCGACCCGTTCGATGTCTTTGTGCGGCTGTCGGCGGCGCGCGGCGCGGCCTACGGCGCCTTCTGGCGGCTGGGCGATCGGGCGATCGTGTCCAACTCGCCGGAACTCTTCCTGACCTTCGACGAGGCGAGCAGGCGGATCGAGGCCCGGCCGATCAAGGGGACGCGGCCGCGCGGGGCCGATCCGGAGCGTGACGACGCCTTGGCGGCTGAACTGACCGCCAGCGCCAAGGATCGGGCCGAGAATCTGATGATCGTCGATCTGATGCGCAACGACCTGGCGCGGGCGGCGCGGCCGGGCACGGTCCGGGTCGAGGGGCTGTTCGAGCTGGAGCGCCACCCGACGGTGCATCATTTGGTCTCGACCGTCAGCGCCGAGGCCGCCGCAGGGTTCGGTCCGGCCGATGTGCTGGAAGCGGCCTTTCCCCCTGGCTCGATCACCGGGGCCCCCAAGCATCAGGCGATGAAGGTGATCGCGGCGCATGAACCGCCGCGCGGGCCGTGGTGCGGTTCGCTGTTCGGCTGGGGGCTGGCGGGTGAGCTCCGGCTGACGGCGTCGGTGCTGATCCGCACGGCGGCTTTCGTTCAGGGTGAGAAGGGCTGGCGCTGGCGCGCTCAGGCCGGGGCGGGCATTGTCGCCGACAGCGACCCGCGCGCCGAGCGGCTTGAGACCGAGGCCAAGATACTGGCCTTGAAGCAGGCCCTAACGGGGTAG
- a CDS encoding alpha/beta hydrolase fold domain-containing protein — protein sequence MTRRGLLAPLLATVATAACAPLIRQEAMTPVPLGPPGWRTARAAYGADPRQTLRLYRPAAASRLPILILLPDGAPEAVDERAARDLAEGGFIVVLADRREAPDSPHPAFISDAAAAVAWAAKRVQDLGGDAARIGVLGLGEGGRAALMLVLDRRYLAAAGGPAALRAAAALGAPERPDATFTDPSAYAGASDSAPVWRGRAGDLAGAVSFLRGALG from the coding sequence ATGACGCGACGAGGGCTGCTGGCGCCGCTGCTGGCGACCGTGGCGACAGCCGCTTGCGCGCCGTTGATCAGGCAGGAGGCGATGACGCCGGTTCCGCTGGGGCCGCCCGGCTGGCGCACGGCGCGCGCGGCCTATGGCGCCGATCCGCGTCAGACGCTGCGTCTCTATCGACCGGCGGCGGCGAGCCGCTTGCCCATCCTGATCCTGTTGCCGGACGGCGCGCCCGAAGCGGTGGACGAGCGGGCGGCGCGCGATCTGGCCGAGGGCGGCTTTATTGTCGTCCTGGCCGACCGACGCGAGGCGCCGGACAGTCCGCACCCGGCCTTCATTTCCGACGCGGCGGCGGCTGTCGCCTGGGCGGCGAAACGGGTCCAGGATCTCGGCGGCGATGCTGCACGCATCGGCGTTCTGGGACTGGGCGAGGGCGGCCGGGCGGCCCTGATGCTGGTCTTGGATCGGCGCTATCTGGCGGCGGCCGGCGGGCCTGCCGCCTTGCGCGCGGCGGCGGCTCTGGGCGCGCCCGAACGGCCGGATGCGACCTTCACCGACCCCTCGGCCTATGCCGGCGCCTCTGATTCAGCGCCGGTCTGGCGCGGACGGGCGGGCGATCTGGCGGGGGCGGTCAGCTTCCTGCGCGGGGCGCTGGGGTAG